AAGCGATAGTGTTCTGTGGGAAACAGAACATTGCCTTGAGAGGGCATGAAGGCGATAAGGGAAATTTTCAGGCCCTATTGAGCTTTCAGGCCAAGCAGGATCCCATTTTAAAAGAGCATCTAGAACACGGAGATCCAAGATCTATGTACCTTAGCCCCGATATACAAAATGAGCTTATTTCCATTTGTGGAAAACAAATCGCAGACAGTATCGTGTCAAAGTGCAACAGCGCACCCTGCTTCGGGTTTATTGCTGACGAGGCAACTGATACCAGCACTATGGAACAGATGGCCATGTGTCTTAGATACTTCGACGGAGCTGATTTACGCGAAGATTTTTTGGGGTTCGCTGAGTGCGAATCAACTACAGGCGAGACGTTGGCCAATGCCTTCTTAGCAAATCTTGAACTGACGGGTGTTGACGTAAACAAAATGCGTGACCAGGGATATGATGGCGCTGCCAATATGCTCATTTAGGTAATCTTGAGTaaacatacttaaattatataatgcCTTAATGCTCTAAATCAATATTCTTTAaagtgtttattgtattttttcctaattatatgatatttctTAGTCTGTTATcttatcacttttttatttaaaataatgtacgTCTGAATAGAAAGGCTTTCGATGTTCATATTGTTCGCTCGcaaaaacattgaattaattGTGTCATGAATTTCCAGAGTTGTTGTCAGTTCCTTGGACGAACTCGCTAGCGACTATGGTGACAGCAAAGCCGCGGGATACAGTCGCTCAATTCAGAACTTCGAGTTCATTACTACCCTATTGGCTGTCGAACATGCGTTGTCAGGGCTCGTTCACCTGTCGAAACTCCTCCAGAAGAAGACGTGTGATTTACTGGAGGCAACAGAAGAAGCACGTGTTGTTGTCGCTATGTTAGAggtttgttatttaattcattttcctaACGGCTATTTGTGGGATGAATTCATTTCGTTATGACAGCAAAGTTATAGAATAGTGTTAATCACGCCTCGGTTAACCGACAAAATCATATGTAAGTCAATATGTACCAGTGTACTTGATCTTACTTTGGGTCGGACTATAGTTATACTTTTCATCGGCGTAAATGgccatgtatatttttttcctaGACCCGTCACTCATTAACAGTGCACTAATTTCATAgcttgtatatatgtttacagaaACAATTCATACTTGTGTGTGTACATATGAATTGAACTTATTTGCAGtcatttgttattaaatgtgTTTCCCATCTTTTGacttacaaaaagaaagatggaCGTTGCCGTGCGCATTACTAATGCGTTGTTTAATGTTACGTCACtatcaaatatcatttcagTCTGAACGCAACGATCCAACAGTATGAGACAACCTGTGCGAAAAGGCTATGTCACTAACAAGAGACATTGGGGTGGAGCCGTCCATTCCTCGAGGCCCGGGGCGACAGGCAAACAGGCCTAACGCACCAGCGGCAACACCCACAGAATACTGGAAGGTCAACATGTTCCTTCCTTTCATTGACCACCTAGTCGTTGAATTAACAACCCGCCTGCTTAAACCGCATGGGAGATTTACTGCACAATATCTTCTGCCTACGAAAATAGGTtttcattcatccttttttgatgaaataaaatatgtgatatCAATGAAAATACTTGGAATTGCgtaatgtaatacatgtatagttaaataaaacatcaattatattattgttcCGTAAAAAACAAAGTGTGTGTACCAAAACGTTAAGTTCTGTGAATATCTATATTTTTCTCTAAATcaattgcttattttattgtttaattataaaaaagtgggtcatgtttgttttgttataggCTACTGAACTGACACCTGCCAGGGCCGCAGAGATTTATGCAGAGTACAGTCCAGACTTAGAGTGTGACGAGGAGACGTTTGTCCGGGAGTGTAAAAGATGGATTGCTAAATGGACCACAACATCCCAAGTTGAGTATCCAGACCTGGAAACATCTTTGGGAGTGGCCACTGAGGCATCATATCCAAACATAAGACTTTGCATGATGGTGTTGATGTGCATGCCCGTTTCCACAGCTACGGCAGAGCGGTCCTTCTCCACGATGAGGAGAGTCAAGACGTACCTCCGCAACACGATGACCACCAAGAGGCTTTCAGGGCTTGGGCTTCTTAACATTTATCAAGAGCGAGATATCAACGCTGAGCACATAGTGGATGTTTTTGCACGTAGAAAAGACCGTCGGCTGGCGTTAGTGTTCAAAGTTTAAACGTGTGTTgttgtgtaaaaatgtttcagAATGGGAAAAAATCCATAAGATAaactatgtatatatttgtgtattatttgCTTGTGatgttttccatgtttaaatcaaactatATGTGATATTTGTCCTCAATGCAACTTGTTCATCTGTATATCCTATATATTCGGAGGGAGGCATCTCCACCaagtataaatatgttttgaatatttattgctCGATCTTGCAGTTTGCCTTTTTTGCTTCAgttattattaacttaaaacttGCATTTCAAGTTACCAAATATGCGTCAAATGCCACCAAATCGCAcgagtaaacaaaaacattcaggGGGAGGACCccctcaccccccccccccgctaaAAATGGGAGTACTTCAAATTGGGTTCCAGCTACGCCCCTGCCTTGTGTAGGCATGTCCGGGCTGTACCAAGGTCATTCGTTGGAGAAATTAACGTCAGAGCAAGACATAAGGATAAAGGATAAAGTCAAACGGTAATAGGGGAAAGGGTCAAAATTACTTGTGGAATTTCAGAGATGTAACATTTCCATGCATTGGAGGATTTTAACATAACATTGCACACATGCTCATTATGAGAAGACTGTGAATCGCGGGCAAGGTCTATATATGTAGTTCAAAGGGCAAGGTCTAACTGAAAGGTCATTGTTCGAAATTCCTTGAATTCTGGCCTGTCCAGGCTGTAAATGAAAGTCAAACTTATTCTCGCTTTTAGAAAAGGCGATCCGGGTTCAGGTTCTAGCCATGGCGCATGTAGGTTTGGTTTTGTTGTCACTAAGCTGGAAACGTGAGTTTCTttcgggtactccggtttccatCACAATGCAAGACCACGTACGAACGAGAGTAATTGATATACTAACTTGTTTCACTGTCTTTAAAAAAGTTTGAACTAAACTGAAAATCATTCCGATTAAATGTAACTTCTGAGACAAATCCGATAGCAAAAACACTCAATCTTGGATGAAGAAAACGAACgatgttcatttaaggaatgaattgcgggcttgatttcattatcggggtatgaacgcaattgggctggtcaaagtgtgtggagtccgaaggactccaagAGTACTTTGACCAgtccaattgcgttcatatccccgataatgacatcaatcccgcaattcattccttatatttacaccaatagttcattatttcaagaattgttaaaaaaatcttcatttcatttcagaaaaccttcaagtaatccgttcttacccattccgtaaatagaacgacccgactataaccggaagcattttatttttttcaaatgacgtcacaataacgcgggaaaagatcaaccacttgaaatcacttttaaacgtaaaattgaaacacttctggtaccattatatttaaaatataataaactaacacttttaaaaaatgtgatctatattttacgggacttgcagacacaatacaaccaaaaacaagatcaatagctttcatgtatattgttatgcaatgaattacgatccgaacatatccgaagatgttgcgttcatcgattgatgaacgcaattgccgaaaggcagttaatttaaggaatggaagttgaggtgtaaatatttacatatagaGTCATACAGTCGCGCTGGTATCGTCGGTGGCGGCGGAGTTaagtaaaaaacacacacttttatCCTTCGGCCATTAAGCAAACACTGTTCCAGACATTTACATGTACTTTATTCTCATGTGCCAGTGACAATGCAAttatgtgtagcaaggcccactACTCTAGCTTAAATACTTATTGAGTTATAGCCCTTGAACAATTGAGGAAAACCGCGGACCGTTCGTGATCGCAAACTTCAAATATCTCTTCCTTTATGGTAAAGTCTAATCTTAAATCTTTAATTACATCTATATTTATACTacattaattaaacatacaGATTACTTCCGAATTATGACATGTACAATTACAATGACGACATTTTAACGCTGTTAGTTCAACCGGTGTGAGTGTCTTTTTATGATaaactatttgaaaacatttatatgaaaacattttcatagGTCATTGACTCTTGTTAAAACTTCTGTTAATAGTTTGTGTAAACATCCTAGCAGGGCGATATACCTACTTCACGGCGAACAGATGACCAAAAAAACGAAATAGGATTGTTGAAAAAACACTTTGCTgacacataaaacataatacaatcaTATCTCACCAATGGTAGTGTTTATTAAgattaacatattaaacaaaccGCGACACATACAACCACAACTGGTCGGAGGCCCTTACATTGCGAGTatcaaaaatgttcatgtaGAGCGTTCATGAAGACAGTATGACAGTTTAAGactgaaaaaaaatctcagtTCTCTAACAAATATTGATGTAGCTGTCtgatttaaaacatgtttgggtatgtatgataccaaactaagagAAGAgtcttttaaagaaatgatcagatattcattttgacagtgtGCACCGTTGTTTATTGACAGGGTATGATCTGAAGTGCCCCAAAAGATTACGATGAACCAGTTCAAAACAGTTGCAAAATAGGAATAATTTCCATTCTATTTACTTgcaaattaaaatgttgtttatgcTTTTTGTTTATTGGCGTATGTTGGCAATGTTTAAGGTTGTAAATAGAGCAGGTCATATATAAGGGATAATCGTTTCAGtattatatgtaatatatttcaccgagtgagcaccaaaagtcATAGTATTTCGGATCACAAGTGAATTTGTcataagttaaatatttttccTTTGGGGTTCACGAGGtgatatatattgcaatctAATACAGGagcaatcatgttttttttgttttttttttcatgcttattattttatcaaaaacaaaagtgCATTGATATTTAATAGGAAAACCACGCGAAAGTTCAaccaaatgacgtcataaacgTCATTGCATTTTTTCCTCTCCCGGCATTGTAGTCGTAACCAAAGGCAACACAACTAATGTTTTAACGCTAACcaattcaattaattttctGTGTGACTAAATTGTGACGGTATATGATTTCATGCACTAAATCGTCTCCAAAAATGCCGACGCCATCAAAACGATTAATGATGACGTCATCAATGTTGATGCGGACGCAAGCAATCCTGAATGGACATACTACTGCATTGAAAGAGGGCCcttttcaataagatatcttagtcgTAAACCTTACGTTGCTTAAAAAAAGGTGCTCGGTGACACCCGTCAAGTTACGGAAAAAATATTTGCGATAAGTTATTATTGAAACGCAGTTTACGCCCAAAACGGAGTTTCACCTGGAAATTTATTATctttaagctgcactcccacatattgactgttttgtcattttcagtttttgtctcagaatccgCTAATTTCGGTAGCAATGCCATATAACATGTATTGTTGAACgtaaacatgtatgaaaaacTATActatcttatcttttgtcagcaatcttgtattgctggtttccagacatttacgcaaaatttggctcatcccgtgacaaataaataaaaaaagttctcATAATGGTCAACTTGTGAGAGTAAAGCTTTATGCCTTACAATAGCCCATTTCacctttataaaataacaaatgctGTTGGGCCTCCATGGCATATTGTCAATTGACCCGATCAAGTAGCAGTGTTAGAATTATGTATAAACCGGATGATCTCTTCACAAATCTGCGACATGAATAACAGAGATTAACCGCTTTCGATACATTTTGATAATCATTCGCCGTCCAAAAATTCACCGACAGACAATCATTTAAGTAATCAAATTATGGATTTCGCTAATAGCACCAAAGCTTCGTAGTGTCTTCGCGTCTGTCAAAAGATCATATTTTATACTGAGACAATAATTGCATAGAATTAGGTaagtgttttgttattttcaattgaaatgttaaaatcagTTTGATTTATTCTTTAATGATTTATCTTCGATGCACTCCGTGAACAGCTATTatcaatcattattattttcgtGGATTTGATGACAATACACTGTGTGGCCTTTGTAAACTTTTCCAgtcattatcaaaatataaaatgattaatcAAGCACTTAAATCGTACTTAAAGTCAAAGATTGGTCggatgtatattttgtttaatcatatttcagGTACACGGTTAGAGGAATACACGACCATGCCTCAAGCCACTAGTACAACGTTGGACGATTCGCCGTTGGGACCAAACTCGCGTTATATGGCGGCACTTCGCTTCAGCGACAAAACGTTTCGTGGCGTTAACGTGATAAACGCGCAAGAGAAACGTATCACcggaaagaaaataaattttcttcagAACGAGTTCAGACATAAAGTGCACAAGTTGGACAGGATTCAGTTCAGACTTAATCAGAATCAAACAAAAAGACTGGCGTACCGGTTAGTTCTTAAAACGCAAACGTTCAGTTCGATTAAAGACCAGAAAAAGGCCCTGAGCAAGCGCTACACTGCCGACGCCtttcaaaatgacattaaagAAATGATTAGGTTTATGAAACCGAATTTAGTTCGAGAGAGAAAAACGAAGATAATGATGATGGAAAGTCGCCTAAAATATGACAATTTATTGAATCAAAGCAGAAACAGGTTTAATAGACTCTGTCCAGAGAAACGCACGTGGCGTCCAGGATATGGCGCCTATAATGAAGAGGACACCACAGAACAAACGGAACCGGAAGAGGAAATTGAGCCGACAATGGAACAACACCGTGAGCGGAAGAGACTCCAGAGTCTTGCCACTTTACGCCGTCGAAACATATCTATCGACTCTGCTCCGTCATCGCCAGCCAGACTTCCGCCCATACGAAGTCCAACCAAGGCAGCCAGCGCTGGTATTACTAGTCCTGTTAAGACACCCGGACGCACACCACGCGGCCTCTCTAGCAGCCCCGCTAAAACTCCAGGGCGCAGCTCTCGTGAGCACTCCGGAAGTCCGGTGAAGACTACGTCCATACGCCAACCCCAGACTTTTGGTGCTACAGGCGGCGGCAAACGTCAAGGGATCACGATGAGTATGATGAAGAGACAGCAATCGTTCCTAGATACAAAGGAACGGACAATGACTCCTTCTAGCGACAAAACGCGACCGAAAGTGCCAAACGATGAATCTACAGGAATTCAGAAGTCAGATATTAACAATAATGAAGATACTGTGGGTTCTTTAAATAGTGCTCGTGCAATAGATACGTCTCGGAGTACTCCGCGGACGGGTCGGAAGTTAAGTCTACCGGTGAACGGACAATTAGTGCTACCGCCAATAGATACGGCACGGGGGACCAAAAGGACTGGCCGGAAGTTTAGTCTTCCGGTCGATGGACAGTCGGCGCTACCATCCATTCAGTCAGGAATGACGCCAAGAGTGCCAAAGCGGAGTTTGAGGACTGGCGATAAAGGTGCACCGGCAAATATGCCTCCTAACTTATAACAAAATGTGGTcttattgttgtgtttaatgTTGTTAAAGAATTGAAACGACAACACAAactgttattttgtttgtaccatgtacatgtacaagtctttcttttttttaatttttttaattaatcattcAATAATCGCATGCATGGTCATGCTATAAATGATACCAACGCGATTtctcaaaatagttttcctgACGTCACACTTACTAAATAGGTCTAAATTTGCAGATTCTATTTGGAGCTCaaaattgtgaaattatttCTCATAGAAAGACATTCCATgaatcatgtttttatatttgcaatCATCTGTAAATTTAGCGACTCTACAGATATTGAAGCAAAAACATCGGCATTCCAGAAGGAAGGCGGACCGCGTATCACCTTGGTGCGTACCGAGTACTGTCCATTGAGAGCGGACCGCGTATCACCCTGGTGCGTACCGAATGCTTTTAAGAAACTCACAGATTGCTGCATACCAAAACGGGGTTTGGTCTCATTGCTATCTACtcagttttatttcttttcgtGTTGAACTAACACATCGGATTCAGGGGTAGTTTGTCAATCTCATTTGACGTGAATCAAAATTGTGAATGTGAATATCTCTTTTAATAGCGCATTGACCTATTGTCCATTTTCGTCTTTCGTGTGGCATGAATAAAACTTCAGAGGCTTTGAGGCGCAATTTAATAAACTCATTCTTAAAACTGGCTGTTGCTCAATTATCACTCATATTAAACGaaccaaaaatgaaaatatgaaacaaaggttcatttcattaatttctAATCAACCAAtatctttcatttttgaaacagGTCCCAGTCACAGAGAATTGGCTTttggtttatataaaaaaaaatgcttgaaaaatattatatagcGAAAACTATCTAAAAAGgcaatgttttatacttactcaactgctttatttatatatgatacAATAATATTCGAGCAAACGAACGAGTCGCAACAGCGATATGATCTAGGTTAATACAGTTACGTTACGGTAGCCACTTCATATTAAAGCTGTGTACGAGTGCGACCAAATTTTAATTAATCTCTGTATTGCTGCTAATATAAGCTTATTATCCAAATTACAATGTCTTACCATTCAAATATTGAAGTAATAAGGTCAAGCACAGTTTGATGTCTCATAAATCTTGAAggtgtaaaaataaattataaataccattcattcaattgcaAGGCCAGATTtgttacaatacatatataacatgtGCAGTTTCGTTTCATTCCAAAAATCtgtcaaaaataattaaggAACATTCCGTATCAGTAATAACATTATACGAGCTTAGTACAGCTGCAATGGAATACTCTACTCTTGTTCATGTTcaaaacagaaacatttaaGGCGACTACAAATATATTCCTAGATTTCACCCCGCCCGCCCTCTTTTTCCGCCGGTCCTTAAATtgtattgactcaaataaaaatgttgaactagggtTTGTATTTGCTTATCGGTCGGGTTCTGTCCGGGAACGTCGTTAATTTATACTACGGTgtcgatgtataacattcacatgtaaaaaagagAACTGTTACGATCGTGTTCGGTGTTCTTCTAAGAACACATGTATAGACCATTTAGCAgcaagaaagagcatgaacacatattcaacggtgaaacagtcaCCCCGCCCccactttaaacaaaaaatgcacaTTGTATAGCGCTGTGAATAATATGAGAAATATTACTTTGGCCCGAAATGTAagaaattgttttgaattgaaGTAATACTAGGTTTCAACTGCAAATTATGTCAagtttttataatcatattttaagcCTTAATAATAAGAAAAGAAATACTTGGCAATCttgagcatttaattctatTCAAAGGGTACACATGTTGGTCGTAAGGTGGACAAGAGTGCTATCAGGtcaggacagggtgcagcaacATTCCCGATCTCTTCAGCTAAAGCcgtaataatacatttaaattgttAGGGGGCATTTTATATTATACGCCAGTTTTGTCTCCAGTAATGAAATCCACCATACATGTAGTCGTTTAAAAGATGTGATTGAAAAATATCCGGAACATtggttttgataattttattcatGAACAACAACTGTTTAATAGTATAAacgaatatacatgtataaatacagCAATTTGTATACAATTGTAAGGTACATTTATATGATTACAGTACTTCCAATGTATAgccgttatttttttataaatatcaagtGGAAACTAATTTGTATCTGAATAATACACAggtaaatgcttaaaatatcaAGGCTTAAACATAATCACAAAATGAAGCCTTATGTAAAATcatgaatgtgtttttatttgtaatttattgcTTTACAAGTCAATGAAGGTATCCTGGTATTGTATGACAATGCCACCAGGAAGGAATAATTATGTAATCAGGAAGGAATAATTAATGGTATATTTTTAACCGTTTTTAATAGCTCTACCAATGAATGTTCTCAATGCAATCAGAAAGGAAGACTACATGGTTTATTTGCTAACTATTATTAATGGCTCTACCAATGAATGTTCTCATTGTAATATTTACCATTAATgaggtttaaactacatgtataaatgattAGCTCCTCACAAAAGCAATCTCATTTTTGCTCTATGTCACAATCAACCATCTCTGAAAACTAACTGAAAGAAAACTTTCGACAAAATCTGGCACATTGATGCGTAGTATAACTTCCAACTCCTATGATCGGAGTATGGGCTATTCCATATAAACATACAACTAACCCCAGTAAGACAAAATAAAGAAGGAAGATTCCTGTTTGTTTCTTACTaccaacaacaatttaaaaaacacacacttaaatgaGAGAGAATCCAATTTGTAACTGCTCTCCTGGGTTTAAATTGAGTAGCCCTCAACTTTTTCCTTGATCTGGGTAACAGTCAGTTTATCTACAGATCATCCTGCCATTGTAAGCAGGCATGTAACTGGAGGTAGCCTTTAATTCATGTCATTGTTTTTCAGCAATTTTTGGTTGATGATTCCACATATATTTTGAGAGAGCCTGGAAGTACATGGAGATTCTAGTAGAAGGTTTGCTATCAGGTTTGATCCATGTCTGTGTCTGAGTCACTGGCCTGGCTTAATTCCGAATCATCTTGGTTAAAGTCCCACAGATCATGGAGTGCATTCACTGAAAATAGAAGACAGGTGTTAATACAATAGGCTTGTTATTCTGTGAACTAGCATTTGCTGTGAGGTTCATCAGAGTCACTGACCTGGCTGAGATTGTTCATCCtggtaaaaaaaatccatagGTTGTGAATAACATTCACgggaaaaacatatttttaaaggtatttgcTGACAAACAATAGCTATTAAATGTATAAGTATACATGTTATATGAAACAAGACCACCATGGAGTGAACACTCCTCTAGGCTTTTCCAGTCcaacaaggggcataatttgacaataataGAATCTTCACAGAGTCTTGACACGTATGAGTATATTGATACTGGTTATATGTGTAAAACgtttattacaaataatttgGATTGATATTACTTTATGGCCAAGACTAATTTTTCATATAACGTGTTCAACCTGTCAAGGGACATGACTCAATGATATCATTTCCAGAAATATGCTCAATgctaaacatgtacatattgtcactagcaacatgtgtacaaacTTTGGGAGAATATCTTGACTGGTTTTGAGTttgggaaaaaaataaagattttgcaCACTGACAACACAAAGACTTTgccaataactaaaaaaaatcttttttcaaaatacaggCAAGctaaaaatgcttaaaaagttgACAATTAAAATTGAGTAATAAAAAAACCAATATTGACTTTGCTAATACCCCACggtaatatcaatttcaagacaaatattgtcattttaattgAGAGGTGTGACAAAGCAAAAAATTGTTATACCCTTTTTGGTGAGTAGTGGGACAACCATCTTCACTTATTGATTTACATCAGTCTATCTATTAGTTTTACATTCATGAATTAACTTACTCTCATGATCATGGTTGGGTAGACGTCTGAAGATGTGTGTGAGCCCACAGATCAGCTGGACATACACGTTCTGCACGGGGATGTGTCTTGCGTAGAACTCGGCATCCTGCTGCCATATCAGGTGTAGAAGATGTAGCCCCACTCGTAACAGAGTGTCACACTGTGTTACTATGTCACTATTCACTGTTCTTGACACCCCATGAAACTGCGTCAACTGATGATCTGTTTCTTTGATATCACTAAGTGTTTGTGATGTTGAACTGTCATT
The sequence above is drawn from the Mya arenaria isolate MELC-2E11 chromosome 14, ASM2691426v1 genome and encodes:
- the LOC128217957 gene encoding uncharacterized protein LOC128217957, translating into MPQATSTTLDDSPLGPNSRYMAALRFSDKTFRGVNVINAQEKRITGKKINFLQNEFRHKVHKLDRIQFRLNQNQTKRLAYRLVLKTQTFSSIKDQKKALSKRYTADAFQNDIKEMIRFMKPNLVRERKTKIMMMESRLKYDNLLNQSRNRFNRLCPEKRTWRPGYGAYNEEDTTEQTEPEEEIEPTMEQHRERKRLQSLATLRRRNISIDSAPSSPARLPPIRSPTKAASAGITSPVKTPGRTPRGLSSSPAKTPGRSSREHSGSPVKTTSIRQPQTFGATGGGKRQGITMSMMKRQQSFLDTKERTMTPSSDKTRPKVPNDESTGIQKSDINNNEDTVGSLNSARAIDTSRSTPRTGRKLSLPVNGQLVLPPIDTARGTKRTGRKFSLPVDGQSALPSIQSGMTPRVPKRSLRTGDKGAPANMPPNL